Below is a genomic region from Paraburkholderia sp. BL23I1N1.
GAGACGCATCGCCACCAGTAAGCGCGGCAGCAATTGCGGCAGCACGAGACGCAGAATCAAGGTCCAACTGGTTGCGCCGAGCGTCTGCGCCTTGACCCACAACTCGGTCGGAATCTCGCGAGTCCGCGCATGCAGATCGCGGATGATCATCGGCGTAATGCCGACCACGATCAGTACCACCTTCGACAATTCGTCGAGTCCGAACACGATGAACAGAATCGGCAGCATCGCGAGCGGAGGTATCATCGAAATCACCGTGATGAACGGTGAAAACGTTGCGCTCACCAGCGGAAACGAGCCGGTCGCGATAGCCGCCACCAGGGCGATCACGGCACTCACCACGAGGCCGATGCCGAGCCGCCGCAAGCTCGATACCGTGTCGGACCACAGCAGATACTCGCCCGTGCGCTTGTCCTCGTTGAAAGCGACCTCCTTGATGGCGTCGCTCATTTGCGTCGCGCTTGGCAGCAGCTTGTCATCGGGATTGACCTTGAGCCGCATCGACGACCCGGTGAAATAAACCGCCATCAGCACGATGAACGGCAGCAACAGCAGCATCAGGCCGCCGCTTCGGCTGGGGCGTCGATTGATGAGTCGCATGGATGCGCGCCTTATGAAGTGCGTGTTGTCTGGCTCAGAGCTTGCCGGCCGCTGCCATTTCCACGTAGGTCGGATCGAAGCGCAGCTTCACGTTGCTCCTGTTGCCGATCACGACCCCCTTGTCGAACGCCATGCCGACCACGTCCGCGCTCTTCGCATCCTGTCCGAGCAGACCGTGATCGAAGGAGAACTTCGCGACGCGCGTCATGATCTTCGGCATGTCGGGGCTGGTGACGAAATCGACTGCGGCCTTCGGCGTGTAGAACAGCGCGGTGGTCGACAGTTGACCTTTGAAGCCCGCGAGATCGGTGCCCGATGCCTTTGCCATCGCGGTGAGCGCAGTGGTGCTGTCGGCGTTATTGGCTCGCATCAACGCGACCATCTCGAACCATGCGCCCGTCAGCGCCTTGCCGAGCGCCGGGTTGTCGTTCAAGGTCTTCGTGTTGACGACCATCATGTCCATGATTTCGCCGGGGATCTTGCTCGAGTCGAAGACTTCGGTGACGTTTGGTTGCGCCTTCAGGTCGGCAAGCATCGGGTTCCACGTCACCGCGTTGCGGACGGCGGGCGTGGCGAACGCACCCGAGATGTCGGCGTCGGACGTATTCACCACTTTGAGGTCGCGCTCGCTCATATGCGCGCTTTCGAGGGCGCGTGCCAGCAGGTAGTGCGATACCGAGAACTGGACCAGGTTGATCTGCTGGCCCTTCAGGTCGGCAATCTGCTTGCCTTTACCCTTGATGAGCACGCCATCGTTGCCGTTCGAATAGTCGCTGACGATCAGCGCCGTCGAATCCACGCCGCCCGAGGCCGGGATGGTCAGCGCGTCCATGTTGGTCATCGCGCAGCCGTCGAACTTGCCTGCGGTGTACTGATTGATGGATTCGACGTAATCGTTCAGTTGCACGACATCGACGTTGATGCCGTATTTTTTGGCCCACTTTGAAACGATGCCCTGGGTTTTGGCCTGCCCCCACGGCATCCAGCCCGCGTAAATGGTCCAGCACACCTTGAAGTCGGTGCGTCCGGCGGCAAACGAGGGAGTTGAAGCGACAGCGGCGAGAGAGACGGCGGCGATGCTGAGAATGCGAACGAGCTTGCGCATGAGGTTGACCTCGGAAGGGACGGTTAGCGACGGCAGGGAGCAGCGCAAACATCGCGTTCTCTCCCGGGCTTTTGTCCCGCCGTGTAACCTCACCTGAGGTCGACAGCTCTCGGACCAGCACCTGCGTGAAGCAGGCCGGAACCCTAGCCGTCCATTTCCAGATTGTGTGTTAAACCGGATGATGCGCCGGCTCCTTGCACGTCTTCCTAAGCTAGAAGCATGCCAAACGAAAATCGCCGCATTTCGGCGCGACACAGTAGGTTTTTGCCCCGCTCCGGTGACGGCGCGCACACCTGAGTGCCGAATCGGCACCGTGTCCGTGCATGGATTGCTGGAACCTCGATCGTCATGTCGCGGCCTGGATCAGAAAATGACCGCGGCCCATCGCCCTTGCCCTCCGGACATCTTGTCCGCACTGTCTGGAACCGCAACCTCCTTCATCATTCTCGCCGGGACGGCTACCTTGTCGTCGTGCAAACCATCCCCGGCTACAGGCTGATGCATAGACTGCTTCGCCCCTGTGGGCCGTCCTCAAAGGAGAACTCTCTATGTCCAATACGTTCAGAACATACGTCATTACAGGCGCGGCATACGGCATCGGGCTGGCAACCCGGCAGCTACTTGAGTCACAGGGCCATTATGTGATCGGCACGGATATTCGCAATGCCGAAGTCATCGCAGACCTGAGTACATCTGAAGGACGCACCGCTCTGGTTGAGCAGGTGGCGCAAAAAAGCGGCGGCGCGATCGACGCCGTTCTTGCCGTGGCAGGTGTCGATATTGCGGGCCCTGCCACCGCAGCAATCAACTATTACGGCGCCGTGGCAACCTTGCAAGGGCTCCGGCCACTGCTGCTGAAATCGGCGGCTCCTCGCGCCTTGGCCGTCTCCTCCATTACCTCCGTCCATCCCTACGACGAGCAGCTTCTGAACATGATGCTGAACGGCACAGAGGAACAGGCATTGGAACGGGCACGAGATGCGAACTACGCCTACGCAACATCCAAGCGAGCGCTTTCACGATGGATCCGGCGCAATGCGATCAATGCGGATTGGGCTGAATCGGGCATACCGCTGAATGCGCTTGCGCCTGGACTCGTCAAAACAGAATTGCTGGCGCGGCTTTTTGAGGACCCCGATAAGAAGCGCGCCGTTAGCGCCAGCACACCCATGCCACTCGGCGGCCCATACGAGCCTTCGGCCGCGGCCGAGTTCCTCGCATGGCTCGCCAGCGAAAAGAACGGCCATATGACCGGCCAGACCATTTTCATCGACGGTGGCGCCGACGCGGTGATCCGCGGCGATTCGGTCTGGTAGATATCAGGGCAATCTAACTCGGGAGCACTCGTGTCAACACTGCGCTGCAACACGGGCTGCTCGCCAGTGACAGCTATTGACGCGCCTTTTCGAGCGGCACGTGTTCGCTGATGAAATCGATGAACGCCCGAAGCTTCGGCGTGATATGTCTGCCGGATGGCCACAATAGCTGGAAGGTGTTGTGGTCAGTCGTGTATTCGTCCAGCACCGTCACCAGCCTGCCGTCATCGAGGGCATCGCGTACCGTGAAATCCGACATGTAGGCAATACCGAGACCTTCCAGCGCGAAGCACAAGCGTGCCTCGTTGGTATTGCATGTCACTGCTGCGGCGAGTTGCACCTCGGGGTCGTCGGCATCGCGCCGCAATTGCCAGACCTGCAGCTTGCCGGTGTTCGGCATGCGGAACTGAATGCACGCGTGTTCGGCAAGCTGCCCTGGATGTGCCGGTTTCCCGCGGCGCTCGAAATAGTCCGGCGCGCCGACTAGTACAACATCCCGTAAATACGTTTAATAATTATCAGGCTGCAAATAAGGCTGCAGGAGCGTGACGACCACATCGGCCATTTCGTCGAGCGAACCCGTGCCCGGCAGCGGTTCCCAACGCCCACTATGGC
It encodes:
- a CDS encoding ABC transporter permease, yielding MRLINRRPSRSGGLMLLLLPFIVLMAVYFTGSSMRLKVNPDDKLLPSATQMSDAIKEVAFNEDKRTGEYLLWSDTVSSLRRLGIGLVVSAVIALVAAIATGSFPLVSATFSPFITVISMIPPLAMLPILFIVFGLDELSKVVLIVVGITPMIIRDLHARTREIPTELWVKAQTLGATSWTLILRLVLPQLLPRLLVAMRLSLGAAWLFLIAAEAIASTDGLGYRIFLVRRYLAMDVILPYVAWITLLAWLTDEFLRRLTQWSFPWYGGGAR
- a CDS encoding putative urea ABC transporter substrate-binding protein; the protein is MRKLVRILSIAAVSLAAVASTPSFAAGRTDFKVCWTIYAGWMPWGQAKTQGIVSKWAKKYGINVDVVQLNDYVESINQYTAGKFDGCAMTNMDALTIPASGGVDSTALIVSDYSNGNDGVLIKGKGKQIADLKGQQINLVQFSVSHYLLARALESAHMSERDLKVVNTSDADISGAFATPAVRNAVTWNPMLADLKAQPNVTEVFDSSKIPGEIMDMMVVNTKTLNDNPALGKALTGAWFEMVALMRANNADSTTALTAMAKASGTDLAGFKGQLSTTALFYTPKAAVDFVTSPDMPKIMTRVAKFSFDHGLLGQDAKSADVVGMAFDKGVVIGNRSNVKLRFDPTYVEMAAAGKL
- a CDS encoding SDR family oxidoreductase, translated to MSNTFRTYVITGAAYGIGLATRQLLESQGHYVIGTDIRNAEVIADLSTSEGRTALVEQVAQKSGGAIDAVLAVAGVDIAGPATAAINYYGAVATLQGLRPLLLKSAAPRALAVSSITSVHPYDEQLLNMMLNGTEEQALERARDANYAYATSKRALSRWIRRNAINADWAESGIPLNALAPGLVKTELLARLFEDPDKKRAVSASTPMPLGGPYEPSAAAEFLAWLASEKNGHMTGQTIFIDGGADAVIRGDSVW